A DNA window from Mastomys coucha isolate ucsf_1 unplaced genomic scaffold, UCSF_Mcou_1 pScaffold21, whole genome shotgun sequence contains the following coding sequences:
- the Crym gene encoding ketimine reductase mu-crystallin: MRRTPAFLSADEVQDHLRSSSLLIPPLEAALANFSKGPDGGVMQPVRTVVPVAKHRGFLGVMPAYSAAEDALTTKLVTFYEGHSNTAVPSHQASVLLFDPSNGSLLAVMDGNVITAKRTAAVSAIATKILKPPGSDVLCILGAGVQAYSHYEIFTEQFSFKEVRMWNRTRENAEKFASSVQGDVRVCSSVQEAVTGADVIITVTMATEPILFGEWVKPGAHINAVGASRPDWRELDDELMKQAVLYVDSREAALKESGDVLLSGADIFAELGEVISGVKPAHCEKTTVFKSLGMAVEDLVAAKLVYDSWSSGK; the protein is encoded by the exons ATGAGGCGGACGCCAGCGTTCCTGAGCGCAGACGAGGTGCAGGACCACCTCCGCAGCTCCAGCCTCCTTATCCCGCCCCTGGAGGCCGCGCTGGCCAACTTCTCCAAAGGTCCCGACGGAGGGGTCATGCAGCCGGTGCGCACCGTGGTGCCTGTGGCCAAGCACCGAGG cttcctgggaGTCATGCCAGCCTACAGTGCCGCTGAGGATGCACTCACCACCAAGTTAGTCACCTTCTACGAGGGCCACAGCAACACAGCGGTCCCCTCCCATCAGGCTTCAGTGCTTCTCTTTGATCCAAGCAATGGCTCCCTGCTGGCG gtcATGGATGGAAATGTCATAACTGCAAAGAGAACAGCCGCCGTGTCTGCCATCGCCACAAAG ATTTTGAAACCCCCAGGCAGTGACGTGCTGTGCATCCTTGGGGCTGGGGTCCAGGCATACAGTCACTATGAGATCTTCACAGAACAGTTCTCCTTCAAGGAG GTAAGAATGTGGAACCGCACCAGGGAAAATGCTGAGAAGTTTGCCAGTTCAGTGCAAGGAGATGTTCGTGTCTGTTCATCAGTGCAGGAGGCTGTGACAGGTGCTGATGTCATCATCACAGTCACCATGGCAACAGAGCCCATTTTATTTGGTGAATGGGTGAAGCCAGGGGCTCACATCAATG CTGTTGGAGCCAGCAGACCTGACTGGCGAGAACTGGATGACGAGCTCATGAAGCAAGCAGTGCTGTATGTGGACTCCCGGGAGGCTGCCCTGAAGGAGTCAGGAGACGTTCTGTTGTCAGGG GCTGACATCTTCGCTGAGCTTGGAGAAGTGATTTCAGGAGTGAAGCCTGCACACTGTGAGAAGACCACAGTGTTCAAGTCTTTGG GGATGGCAGTGGAAGACCTGGTCGCAGCCAAATTAGTGTATGATTCTTGGTCGTCTGGCAAGTGA